One window of the Cryptomeria japonica chromosome 7, Sugi_1.0, whole genome shotgun sequence genome contains the following:
- the LOC131057584 gene encoding uncharacterized protein LOC131057584 → MEYHLPIMSAKLWESIKKGYIDPQYSPTTSNEIKAYESNAKAIVAIVSCLNDANFSKVTCTKSAKETWEMLKSVFEGYIHLVNEILNALRGVGGTLEESEVVKKIMAKLPKSYKPKKYAIEESHDMNKHTVNQLLGSLSIFDIVELDDIKKERKEAQHSRCMYKQDCGGRPNDDDKGKENYKGNNRDIRRDDREKQKKNFCSTKVYSFEEDGNDSNEESLFFSIQEKNDGWFKRLEDVKNNEKPVSVKTTLHAKVEPKVWIIDSGCSNHMTGDRNKFINLEKYDGGLVKFGEEEYTPICGKGSISIDGNFLVAQVCNQIEDVPVTKAIPTIVIELNALEDKSWAIIVEQETNLIEESQTLEPIPNSLDKNVAKDKRRFMKKLNKAGREKDKDKVNNSN, encoded by the exons ATGGAATATCATTTACCAATTATGTCAGCTAAACTATGGGAAAGCATTAAGAAGGGCTATATCGATCCACAGTACAGTCCTACTACTTcgaatgaaatcaaagcatatgagaGTAATGCAAAGGCTATAGTTGCAATTGTCTCATGTTTGAATGATGCAAATTTTAGTAAAGTTACATGCACGAAGTCAGCTAAAGAAACTTGGGAGATGTTAAAGAGTGTATTTGAAG GCTATATTCATCTAGTGAATGAAATTTTAAATGCTCTTAGAGGTGTTGGTGGAACGCTtgaagaaagtgaagttgtaaaGAAGATAATGGCAAAATTGCCCAAAAGCTATAAGCCTAAGAAGTATGCTATTGAGGAAAGTCATGACATGAATAAGCACACTGTGAATCAGCTCCTTGGTTCACTCTCTATCTTTGATATTGTTGAATTGGATGATATCAAAAAGGAAAGGAAGGAAGCTCAACATTCAAG atgcatGTATAAACAAGATTGTGGTGGAAGACCTAATGATGATGACAAAGGAAAGGAGAACTACAAAGGAAATAATAGAGATATAAGAAGAGATGACAGAGAGAAGCAAAAGAAGAATTTTTGTTCAACAAAGGTGTACTCATTTGAAGAGGATGgcaatgactcaaatgaagaatctttgtttttTTCTATACAAGAAAAGAATGATGGCTGGTTCAAAAGATTAGAAGATGTGAAGAACAATGAGAAACCAGTAAGTGTGAAGACTACACTACATGCAAAAGTGGAACCAAAAGTGTGGATCATTGACTCTggatgttcaaaccatatgactggtgatagaaaTAAGTTTATTAACcttgagaaatatgatggtggattagttaaGTTTGGAGAAGAAGAATATACACCTATTTGTGGAAAAGGAAGCATCTCTATTGacg GCAATTTCTTAGTGGCACAAGTTTGTAATCAAATTGAGGATGTACCCGTGACTAAGGCTATTCCTACTATTGTAATTGAGTTGAATGCTTTAGAAGATAAAAGTTGGGCAATTATAGTTGAACAAGAAACAAATCTAATAGAGGAAAGTCAAACATTGGAACCAATACCTAATTCGTTAGACAAGAATGTGGCAAAAGACAAAAGGAGGTTTATGAAAAAGCTAAATAAAGCTGGTAGAGAGAAAGACAAGGATAAAGTAAATAACTCTAATTAA